From the genome of Prionailurus bengalensis isolate Pbe53 chromosome D1, Fcat_Pben_1.1_paternal_pri, whole genome shotgun sequence:
ACCAAACCAAAAAAGGCCAAGACAAGAAGGACAAAACCTAGAGGAACTAGAATCCCTGAAAGCGTACTAGAAGAACCAGCATTTCAAAGATGAGGCCTCAAATCCCTAAAGGAACTCTCTCCTGCAGTTAGGACAGAAAATGTTTAAGAACGGTCATTCCAACCTATTTCTGTGTACCCATTTGTGGTGAATAACATCACCCACCCAATCAATCATCTAATAACTTATCCTTCAGGATTCCTTTTCTCACATTCCTTAAAGTGATCAAGTTCTACTAATTCCATAACctaaatatcttcccccattatTTTAGTTGAAGGCCTCACCATGTTTTGCTTGCAATATTACAATACTCTTAACTGATCTTTCTCTCCTCTTATTTTGTCTTCCTACTCAAAATTAACTTTCTAAAGAGCCTTTCTGATCTTGCCCCTCTTGCCCAGAGCCCTTCAAGTGGTTTTCCATTGCCCTCAGGACCAAATTCCTGTCACACTGCATACAAACAAGATCTTTCAGTCTAGTTGCTGTGTGCTTGTCCCTCTTCATACCCTATGTTTAAGTGCAATGAAATTACGTGTTCCTGAATGTGCCCCACCTAGTTTATAAATTCTGGTTTTTAAACTGGTTGTATCCTCTCCCTGGATTGACCATCCTCCTACCTAGCTGATTCCTTCAAAGCTCATGTATTACCACCTAGAAACCTTCTCTGATCCTCTTCTATCAAAGAAAAAAGCTGTTAAATCACTACCCGTCTCCTCCACACCCGTGTTCTCTATTATCTTACTTAGCTGACTACTGTGTACATATTTGTCTCCTCCATCAGACCGGGCTATAATAGGATAAGGTCAAAATCTCATGCTTTTATGTATTCCCAATATCCAgcagggtctggcacatagtatatTCAAGGTTTTGCTACAGGAGAGAACTAGGAAATAAGCAGGAAGCCGTCTGAGCACATTGTAGAGATGTAATTGCACAGGGAACAGCAGGAGGGTCAATCTAGAGTAGGCTACCAGGTAACTCCTGACCCTAACTCAGTCCCTGACCTATAAACTGGCCATCTGCAGGTTATCGAGGAGCGCTTTGGGCCCAATGTAGTGGCAGTACCTTTCCTGTCGGATGCAGCCTGCTATGACCTACTGGGTGTGCTAGTGAAGCAGTCCCGACCAGCCCACACACGCCTGGCTTTACCAAGTCGGCAGGGTCGGCGGGCACTACAACCAGTAGGGCCACTACCAAACCTCCTGGAGCAGGTAGGATCTAAGGGTGCCTTTGCCCACTGCACTCGGGAATACTCACCAAACGGCCGGGAAGAGATCGCCTATGAAGAAACGCGACTATTGGATGGGCAGCCCTGCAGGATCCGCCTGCACATGGGTGGTCTGCGCAAGAAGGTGGCCTTTCTGCTGCTGCCACCAGCTCAGGTGAGCCTACAGCAAAATCTTCCCTGGCTCCGAAGCACCCACAGCATCTATGTCATCTACCAGGTCTTCTCCTGTTCCTGGCTGCAGCTGGGGCTGTTGCCTACAGCCCAAGAGCCCCAGCTGCTCCGGTTACAACGGTCCCTGCCTGTTGCCTTCTCCTGCCTCAAGTTTTCACTGCAGCCCAAAGGAGTGCTGGGACCACAGAAGCCTCTGACCAAAGATCCACTGCCCCATGGGGCCAACTGGGTCAGACCCAACCTTGGGATCATGCCACCTCTGGCCCCCATGTCAACCCCTACCGACACCCCTGAAGCTACTGATgtgcccccacctgccccagccccacctacACCACCTCCTCAGGAAAGGCCAGAAGGCAGACCCACCAGATTCTCCTACAAGGGCCGAAACCCCTTCCGCAGGGGGCCCCAGATGCTGTCAGGTACTGCTAGGGGATATGAGGTTGAGACGGATGGGATCTGGTGGAGGGAGAGGGCATGAGGAATATAGGAATGTGTGCCCCAGGAATGTGTGGGGCACCCCTAACACCACACCAGATCCTGGTGAAGGGGATGGAGGGAGCCAGGGGTGGTGAGATGGAAGCATGGTCCTGGTGAGGGGGTGGGCACAGCacagagggccagagggagggaccAGGAAGGCAGAAAGACCAGGGCATGAGTCAAGCTGTGACTATCCCCAACCCTGGCAGAGAACTGGCTCTTCAGCCCCCGCAGCCCCGCACCAGGAGTCCAGGGTGGGGGCCCCGGGGACCCCGACCGGCACTCCATGTCCCTGCCCCTGCTGCAGGGTCTGTCCTCAGAGTTCGACAGCGACGAATGAAGCTGAGGCGAGAGATTCAGGGGGCAAGGCCCCCAAGATCTGGCATAGGGATACTGGTCCCCAATAAACATCAGCTGCTGCTCCCCCAAACCATCCTGGGCCCATGCTGCTTCTTCCGTTTTGGGGCTGGAGAAGAGTCCCTACTTTTTTCCCCTAGGCTCCATGACCCCCTCACCCTTTAACGGTGTTAAGAAGCACCTTAAAACCTTAAAACCAATGTCCTCATGAGAGAGAAAATACCCCTGACCTCCTATTTATGTACAACCTTCCtggggccccagccccagagaaAAAGGGTGGGAAAGAAGAATGAGCAGAGAATAGAGATTTCCCTTTTATACATATTGCAACAAGTTCTCCATAAAACATtcatcagaaataaattaaaaagtcctCTTACCACTGCCTCCAAACATAAAAAGGAGCCTATaccctggccccagcccaggcCACTGGAGGCCCTGATTGTCCATGGAAGAAAGTTAAGGATTGAGGGGCCCGAAGCCTGAGACAGGAGGACCAGATCCCTCCTCTGAAGTATCCAACAAGAAAGGCGAGGTGACAGCATGGGCCTGGGAAATGGCAGCCAACTCCTTGAGAAATTCAGGGAAAATGACTGCACAGTAGACAGCATTCTTGACTCGCAGAGCCTCACCTTGGCGCTCAGGGGCCCCACCCCGAGGGGGTAGAACCGGAGTTGAAGCCCCAGGGGAGCCCCCACCTAGGCCAAGTCCTGCGCCGTCTCTCCCAGGCTGAAGAACCAACTGTGCCGCCTGCCGGGCCCTGGTTGGACTGTGTGCATGCCGCAGGAGCAACTCCCCCAAGGATGGCCTCCGGCTCTTCACTGGGAATAAATGGGTATCAGGGATCGTGAAGGTGCTGGGGTAAGGCATGCTCTCTCGGTCTGAGAGATGCCCCCCTCCCTGGGTTCACAGTAATCTGGACTAGGACTCTAAAACCAAAATGCTGCCTGCCCAGCATTTTTCCCTCCATCCAGCCTCCCCACCAAGCCAACCATCACCCTTAGTCTTCTCGGTCAGTCAACACAACTGCTTCATTCCCAACCAAGACCCCTTCTCCATGCCCTCTCACCCTGAGGGACTCTCTAACTGCTCCTCCCTTTCCAGTCGCTATTCTACCATCACTAAGCTATTTCTCCTCAGTCCATAACACAGGCTTACCTTATGCTCCTGAACTATCTATAACACAGGACCCACAGCCTCTACTCCTTCAACACCTACAGGGTGTATATCCAATCACAGTCCAGGGGCTTTACCACTTCCACCATACTCCACTATCCCTCCAGAATCTGATCTCCTGTGCCATCACTTCGCCAACCACCAGTCTCTCTCCTAGATCCACCAAAGCCTACTCCCACCTCATGTCAGTTTAGGCAACTTCACATGGCCAGACAAACTTCACCTCACTTTAGATTCAAAGGAACCATTTAAAACACTGCTGTCTCTCCTAATTTTCTTCCTAGATTCCTGTCTCTGGATCTTTGTCCCATCTCTAGGGCCTAGATTCTAGGGATCTAGTCTCTAGATCATGTTACAGTTCCCACTCTCTATCTCTAATACTGGCTACAGAGGTACGCTGTACAGGCCGACTAAATACGGCATTCAGAACCCTTCACAACCAGGCTCACATGCCCCCTCTAACCCCTTCTCCAAACTCTTTACACCCACTCCTGCTTTTGTGCCCACACAGATCTGCTCTTCCTGGAACCCTCCAggcttctttcttgcttttgtaGCCTTCTAGGTCTTAATTTTGCTCTCCCCACTGTTTCCATCATCCTTGGCCTAATCTTATTATCCCCACCCCTCTGAAAAACCTCTGATTTGCCCTCCACTGACTTCCCATTTCACTGCCTTTATCATACTGTACTGTAATAACTTGTTTCTAGTTTATATACAGATCTTCTATCTCATACAGTAATCTATGAGCTCAAGGGCTTAGACTCTTATTTATTCTACAGTGAACACAATACTAGCACTATGGAAATAAGACATCTTCACATGAGGAAATCATGCTAAGGAACTATAATAACCGTTCTGGTACTGTCTTCCCAACCCACATCTCTCATACCTCCATCTcacccctgctctcttgctcttagcatattattttccttcctacTTTGATTAGCAAATAAAGGACTTCAATTTCCTGACTTTTCCCTCCACACCTCACAACTCCATGGGTACATATCACTTCCTCCTTTGATCTATCCTCATTTGCctcaaaaggaggaaaaaaaatcttttcctgcCCAAAGTTAATCCTTTCCTGGTGCAATGGATCCCACTATTCCACCACCTTTGGGACCTTGCTTTCCCAGTTAGGACATTTCTCTAGTCACTCTCCAGACTGACTGTCAGCTCTTTAAAAGCAGAGGTCTCATCTTATACCTCCCTGAGTAGCCTGTACCAAAGACAATGGCTAGTACATACAGCAAATGCTCAGACACTTGCAGATGGAAGATCTAGATTTAAAACTGCATGGTCACATTtaactcttccttcctccttgtgCCTCACAACCATTCACCAAACTCTGCCAagacttccttttcatttccacattatcaaattcttccttcctgttcCCACTATTCTAATTCAAGCCTTGCAGGTCACAGATGCATTTCAGCAGAAGCCTCCTGACTCTATTTTCTCCTGGCTCCAATTCACTTAGCACATGAACTAATATGCTTATCTCTCCACTCTCATATCTAAGAACCTCCAGTGGGTTTTCACTGCCCAAAAGATCACAACTTCTACCCAGTCCAACTCCTAATCTGAGAACCTAATCTGAACTCTGGCCACATCTTTCCAGCCTTATTGCCAACTGTTTCACCACCTTCCAAATCCCCTGTTCCAACAAAATAGTTCGTGCTGTTGcctggacaaaagaaaaaagccatcCCACTCCTTTGGCTACCCAAGTCTTATCTATCTCAAGAACCATGTCAAATGCCATTCCTGTTCCCAAGCTGTAACAATACCTCAACCTAGAGACTACTCTGTCCCCTTGCCTGTCTTACTACTTCAGCAGTTTTTGCTAGTGCTGCTGATTTGGCTCTTAGAGGACACAACTGTATTTTATCCTGTGACCAGAAGCCACAGGACAAACATCAAGACTCAATTTTCTACAACTCCTCAGTTCATGGCACAAGGTTTCACCCTTAATAAGAGTTCAATTAACCTGGG
Proteins encoded in this window:
- the CD1H11orf42 gene encoding uncharacterized protein C11orf42 homolog isoform X1, translated to MLVGTPHLLTLDEADATWTLIKDKVIEERFGPNVVAVPFLSDAACYDLLGVLVKQSRPAHTRLALPSRQGRRALQPVGPLPNLLEQVGSKGAFAHCTREYSPNGREEIAYEETRLLDGQPCRIRLHMGGLRKKVAFLLLPPAQVSLQQNLPWLRSTHSIYVIYQVFSCSWLQLGLLPTAQEPQLLRLQRSLPVAFSCLKFSLQPKGVLGPQKPLTKDPLPHGANWVRPNLGIMPPLAPMSTPTDTPEATDVPPPAPAPPTPPPQERPEGRPTRFSYKGRNPFRRGPQMLSGSVLRVRQRRMKLRREIQGARPPRSGIGILVPNKHQLLLPQTILGPCCFFRFGAGEESLLFSPRLHDPLTL
- the CD1H11orf42 gene encoding uncharacterized protein C11orf42 homolog isoform X2, with the translated sequence MLVGTPHLLTLDEADATWTLIKDKVIEERFGPNVVAVPFLSDAACYDLLGVLVKQSRPAHTRLALPSRQGRRALQPVGPLPNLLEQVGSKGAFAHCTREYSPNGREEIAYEETRLLDGQPCRIRLHMGGLRKKVAFLLLPPAQVSLQQNLPWLRSTHSIYVIYQVFSCSWLQLGLLPTAQEPQLLRLQRSLPVAFSCLKFSLQPKGVLGPQKPLTKDPLPHGANWVRPNLGIMPPLAPMSTPTDTPEATDVPPPAPAPPTPPPQERPEGRPTRFSYKGRNPFRRGPQMLSENWLFSPRSPAPGVQGGGPGDPDRHSMSLPLLQGLSSEFDSDE